The Cannabis sativa cultivar Pink pepper isolate KNU-18-1 chromosome 8, ASM2916894v1, whole genome shotgun sequence genomic interval GATTTGAAGACTCATTATTGTAAAACAAGGCTCAAGTATTTTAATAGTTTCAGCTGATCTTACAAACATCTAAAGGTCCATTTACATAGCCTTCTACAAGTAATGAATGAAAGGGAGAGCCTTGTGGCCCTTCGCGATACATAACACGAAACTCTTCATTGTCCTGCTTTAACTGtaaaaatatgaacaaattcattCATTAATTGCCAAAGCATAAACTCAGCAATTCACGAAAGTAAAAATGAGGCAAACTATTAAACTGAACAGCTTATGAACTGAACAATTCAAGCATTATAGTTCTCTCACTTCTCCAAATTATTGAATAGAATAAATGATCAAAAAGGAGTTAAATTATCTGAACTACAAGAGGAATGAATTAACAGCAAGAAACCATAGGCAGAGTAGATATCATACTTTCCATTCTGGATGAGATGCTGTGTCATGAGTTTTTGATCCCTCAATGCCAACCTCAGAGACACTCCTTAACATGTCAAGAAAATTCGACACTTCACCGGTCCTCTTTTCTATTACCGCATCACTACATCCTGTAGAACTCAGAAAGGCTGGTTATGGTGTTTGACAAATTCAACAAGTATGTTTCACTTTCACATTACTGATTAGATCAATAAAACACAGCAAATGGTTATAATGTTATGAACCAAAAAAAACCAACCTTCGGTTTCTTTCCCTGAAGATTGTAGGATTTGATTAAACATAttcttttctaagaaaaaaaaaaacaaaaatgttctCATACGCTGAGAAGAATAAATTTCAAACCATATGGATCTGGCTAAATGTGTGTTGGTGGGGCTTTAGTTTTCtgtaggaaaaaaaaattatcaatgaAACTGTGATAATCATCAGTAATACCAACAATTTTACAACAAAAGGGATATCACTTACAGCTACTAAAGTATCCAAGCCTTCCATTACCGGAAGTGGAAGGTCCTCTTTAACGGTTCTAGTATATAACATAGATAATATTTCCTTTACATAATTTGTAAAACTGAAATAGTTGCTgagatatacaaaataatagTATGGTAAATAGCATTACCTGGTTTAGAAGAAGCTGAGGATTTGAGATTTAAACTGGGGTTTAattgatatatacatataactcAAAGGATGTTGGAAGATCATAAGACATCATTCTAAgaacattttagtaattttccaGGACCCCGACTACAAATTCAAGTTTGAAATATCTATAAACAAAATGCACTAATCAGAATCAATTATATGGAAACTTGTACAGAGTCACTCATGAAAAGTTAGTTTGCTCATGACTAATTCCATTATAGTCAATTTTACAAAATACCCTTCATCTCATCCAACCAAATTCagaaaaacagaaagaaaattCATAGTTTATCGAATTAATTACCACAATTCGGTCTTAGAATGGGAAACATCGGTTTGAATAGAAACATGCGGAATCGGAACCAGTTGACTTTCATCTATACTGTAAATTGCATGACCGCATACACATCCAATTTGCCGACGCTTGGTGACCAGAATCAGGTAATAAGATTCCAGAAATTTTATGCAACCTAGAGAAACAAAAGGAAATAAAATTCGTATTCAACCAaagatataaatatgtatatgataTCGAAATTTACCAAAGAACACCGACTCGCGATACCATAAACCTTGGTAACGAAGGTTAAACCACCGTGGCACGATTGCCTTCGCAATCCGTTAACAAGGAGGTTCTTAATCTCCTGCGAGGAGTACACAACTGGGTCTTCACTGAGATTGAGATCGGACGGCTCCGAACGATCAATCTTCAGAACCCGGAAGCAACTCAAAAATATGGAATTGGATGGgttttctcttttcttaaagaAGGAGATTAGTGTGTATGCTGAAAAATAGACTATAAGAATAGCGTACCGCTCTGGTTTCGTATAGACGAAATTTCTCGAGGGAGTAGGAGGTGAGAATGGTGAGAATGGTGTACTCCAGCTGCGTGAGAGAGAAACCTTTGAGAAAACGATTAATTGAGAGTGAGAAAACGTGGACGATTCTTTTTggggttaaatttaacagaatattcttttatttgtaaagcatattctgttaaaccaagaattgccgttacataggcacttttaatatataaagatatgtgCTGacacatttttgtaatttttttttaatttttattttttatgaaaattcttAATAGTTTATAACAAACTAGAATTTAGTTAAGTGAGCATTTACTCAAAATGTAATTGATAGGTTTAAGGCTTCTTCAATTTCAGATAGAGATGGCAATTTTATACGAAAACTCATTTATCTGTGGGAACTCTACTCAAATGGATAGGATATAACCTGTTGAA includes:
- the LOC115706568 gene encoding uncharacterized protein LOC115706568 isoform X2, encoding MRTFLFFFFLEKNMFNQILQSSGKETEGCSDAVIEKRTGEVSNFLDMLRSVSEVGIEGSKTHDTASHPEWKLKQDNEEFRVMYREGPQGSPFHSLLVEGYVNGPLDVCLCISWESALYRK
- the LOC115706568 gene encoding uncharacterized protein LOC115706568 isoform X1, with translation MRTFLFFFFLEKNMFNQILQSSGKETEGCSDAVIEKRTGEVSNFLDMLRSVSEVGIEGSKTHDTASHPEWKLKQDNEEFRVMYREGPQGSPFHSLLVEGYVNGPLDVCLCISWESALYRKWWPQSTIHVIKRLVLF